The stretch of DNA ccaatcggtagcacTAAGTATccagttaattacccgggagtaaagaaaaccaggactggatttgaaTTTGAGGACCAGACACAGGAATTCTGGGCATTCATAAAGCATTTTTGAGTACTGATCTAGAGTCAGAATTTCCCTTTCCATGGCCTAACCTTTTCCACTTTGAGCTAACATGTGAAGCTGATTCTAGATCAGCACTCCACAAGTATCTGATTTAGGATCAGCTTTGCCTTTCAGCTCATAATGCATAAGTGTAGGATAATTCCATGCATAgctcttttctcacactcaaagtgctttttaCAGTACTGAGAGATAAACTTTTCTCAACCACCACTTATGTGTAGCACCCatctgggtgatgcatggcagccattttaaagcagaacacacacacaccacacaattttttttttctcaattaaaCTGGGGGATGATTGCATGTTAAGaaagccaggttgggaattaaACCAGGACACCAGGTAACTTTGCGATAAGTGTCATGGGGTCTTTAAGCGCTTGGTTGCGTGACTGGCATGTAGTAGACCCAGATTCGCCTCGCAGATCAGAAGAGGAGAGGTCCGTTCCCGCTGACCTTTCATTCCCTCTTGTCTCACTGCCAAGAGCAGCCACCAGTCAGCACTGCTCTGTCCCAGAGCTCACAGAGAAGGGCCAAGTCGCACGtacagaccagacctgggtcaaatacttttctacgttTTACTGAGctatctggtgtattggaacctatgaaatactctcaaaaagagtAAACCCCACCTTCTCGTCCTCTTGGGtggctcaattacaccaggcaagatcaattgagcacagaaaagtatttgtgtCAGACCTgggaaatacaaatacacaattGGAACAGGATCTCAAAGGACTGTTTTCAATATCTTttggaatccatgccacgaagaattgaggctgttttaagagcaaagggaggccctacccagtattagtatagtgttcctaatgaagtggtcagtGACTGTCCATGCACAAATATTCAAACatgtacacagaaacacatgcacaaatgcatgcagttacacacatagacatgcatgcacacacaaatacaaacacagccacatgaatatatatacgtatgcatgcacacacagacactctatatatatatatggaaaaCAAACTAAACTTGCGTCAACTTATAACTCAAACCGCAGCAACTTTCTCCTTTAAGGATGTGGGAATTGCATCCGTAAATTTTGGGGTGTGCGCAGATTGCCTGCGGTCTCTGGATGAATAGTCATAATAAGAATAAGCAATGGGGGAAATACAATCACGACGGCCCCGCGAAGCCTCGCGCTGGATAATGGCTGTCCCCGTGTGTGTCTGGGCTGCTGATTACGCCTGGTGCGAAGCCTCGGCCGGCATGATTACCTGTCAGCGTGCGCCGGGCCCCTGACACAAGCATCGCGGCAAGACAGACTATTGCTACCGGCTGGAAGAACCGCGGAGAAAAAGCGCCAGTGACTGTTTGTGCTCGACGTATTTTGTGTTGTTTAGCGCCCCTGCCGGCTTCTTGCCTCGAGGGGGTCCGGTCGCTTTGGTGATGCAGGAGCTCGGACCGctagaaatatgtttttattaccGGGTGGCAATAGCCTTCCATCATGACGCGGGTGCAGGCGAGAGAGAAGACAGATTGGGTGCGGATTGCAGGCATTAGCTGAAGTGCACGGACACGGTCTCTCCAACCTCTCCCCGTAATTCGAGAGGAGTGTAGCGGCGGGGACGAACACTGGGTGGACGTTTAAAAAGGGTACACAACCTGACTCCGGCTTTATGGAAAATATGATTCTGTTCTACAAGTCAAGCCGAGCGCTCATCAATTCACACTTCCCTCTTGCGCGAGCCGAATCGATTGTCCCGAGCGTGGACTCGCAGTATTTATAGATCAATGGTGTGTTTATGGAATATTTATGTAAGCCTGCCGATCCGTGACAACATTATAGAATGGCTGCAGCCTTGCAATATTTCGTTTGCCTATATTGCCACGGCATTAAACAACCCTTTTAACCATTTTTATATCCCAACATTGGTTAGGCCTATAACTTTTATATTAAAACACAGCTAAGACTCTTCTTAATGTATACATGGTATTTTACACTTGGGTACAATGCTAGACAATAATTACAAATCCAGTGTGATTCCAGTGTGGTTTACATCCACTCAGTTTTAATGTACAGTCACAGGCTACAGCTGGACATTTTTACTGAACTAATCAGGTTAGAGTATCTTGCTCAAGCAGCACCCCAGATAAAAGTGTCTAAAATGCccttaaataaaatacaaacacaagaaaattgtttgattacaaatcaaaaatTGTAGAGTGCAGAGTCAAATcaagaatttattttctttatggaGCTTATTGGAGTCTTTACATTTCgaaatgtttttcaaatctATAAATAATTTTTGCACATCAAGTCTGACCAGGGACCGACTGCAGTACCTAACACCCTGTTGAAAACTTCCCAGTTAGGCTACTACCAACTATTTTACCCCCACTGCCACCCCTTCTAGCAGTAGGACGAGAGTGACAAACTGTTTACTTTAACTTTGGTAGCACTTTACTTGAGCCCTTgtcataaggctgacataacactgtcatacacattacataacagccgtcacaagatggcatagaAGATTATGTCAAATGATATAAAACTCTTACTTTTATCAGTAGCCTAAATGTTATGACATATGTTACTGTCATAAAACTGTCATAGCCTTTAATCCGTAAATTTTATGCCATTTATGCAATCCTTTTACAGCGGTTATGTTATGTCTATGCCAGTGTTATGTTAGTCTTATGGTGAAGGGTTCAAGTAGTGTTCCATTAACTTTAATATATACCCATCCTTAATATAAGCAACTATATATATCATGCAGACATTCAGGAAGCGGGGGCTGGGGTGCCATGGCAACAGGGTGACGAGCCAAGCCGGGTGCCCTCGAAGACCTTCAGAAGTCGGGGCCCTCCTTCTTCAGGTTGTTGTAGTCAATGTTGACGGCCACCAACTGGGAAGAGGAGaattcatttaaatatgttttgccTAAATTAAGATCATCAATGCGTCTTTAGGAAAGGAAACGCAAACACTGTCTGCTCTCCCAGAATCATTTAGCATTAACCACAGTTCATGGACCGTTAATTTATTTTCgcagtttttttctgttggAAACGCGCTCGGGAATGCACTTTGCATATGTCACGTTCTCTCGACTGAGACATAAACGCGTTTTTCTTTCTAATCTGATTATATTCCTCCCGGAAAGTTTTCCCTTTTTCCGATCGGTCATCTGTCGCCCTTATCCTGTTCTCCTACATATTTTCTTCATTAATATTATTCTTTGCGCCACGGCGGAATTTCGATGCATGTTTCTGAGAAATTAAACATGTGAACCTTTGTGTCTGAACCTTTCATCAGTTGCGACTTTCATTACACAAGCAGGAAAAATCCGCTGAAAATTCCTCTGAAACGCCAGCCACAGCCTTAtgaatttgtcattttatttttgttgatatttttaATATTGGTGCTGGGGTGATGGTCTTATTCGGCTTTCTAACAAACATTAAGAAAAGAATGGCAAGAGCTTCCCTCGCTCTGTGTGAAACGCAGCTGAAATAAGCAGGTTAAATATGCGGCGTTTTACATCGAGCGAGGCTACGCCATTTGTTTAAATGTCATAAATGAAAGCGGGCTATGCTTGCAATAATACACATGACCTTGGCGATCATATAGAATGACTGAGAATGTGTCtttttgtatgcatgtatgtgcacgtgcttgttgtgtgtgtgtgtgtgtgggcatacgtgtgcacgtgtgtgtgtccatatacagtatgtgtgtgcgtgtatgagtgtgagtgagtgtgtgcgtgtgtgagtgtgtgtgtgagtgtgagtgtgtgtatgagtgtgagtgtgtgtgtgtgtgtgagtgtgtgtgtgtgagtgtgtgcgtgggtgagtgtgtgtgcgtgtatgagtgtgagtgtgtgtctatgagtgtgagtgtgtccgtgcatgcgtgcgcatgtgtgtgtgtgtccatatacAGTATGggagaatttgtgtgtgtgtagtgtatgcttgtgtgtgtgcctgtgtgtgttggtattgcatgcttgtgtgtgtgtgtgcatgtgtgtgttagtattgtatgcttgtgtgtgtgtgtgtgtgtgtgtgtgtgcatgtgtgtgggtattgtatgcttgtgtgtgtgtgggtattatatgcttgtgtgtgtgtgcgtgcatgtgtgtgtgtgtttgggtattgtatgcttgtgtgtgtgtgtgtgggtattgtatgcttgtatgtgtgtgtatgcatgtgtgtgttggtattgtatgcttgtgtgtgtgtgcgtgtatgtgtgtgtgtgtgtgtgtgtgcgtgtatgtgtgtgtgtgtgtgtgtgtgtgtgtatgtatgtgtgtgtgtggatgtgtgtgtgggtgtgtatgtgtgtgtgtgtgtgtgtgtgtgtgtgtgtatgtgtgtgtgtggatgtgtgtgtgggtgtgtatgtgtgtgtatgtgtgtgtgtgtgtgtggatgtgtgtgtgggtgtgtatgtgtgtgtgtgtgtgtgtgtgtatgtgtgtgtgtggatgtgtgtgtgggtattctCACCTTGTGCTGGTAGGTGGGGCTGAGCTTGTTCCAGGGTTCTGGATTGTTCTTTCTGTCCCAGCTGGGGTCACGCCGGGTcgagcagagagagacagaggtgaTAATGAGCTGAACTACAGTAACTGGCTGCCCTCCATACTCATTAGACAAGCCTGCTTTAGACACAGGATACTGTTATGGCTAAATCACTACAATACCCACGCTGCCCCACTGCGCACACAAAGCATAGTCTGTATCTGTGCACTGAGCCTGGGAAGGACTGTAGCTGCTGGTCAGAACGATGTCACAGCGGCTCTCTACAGTCACCCCAGCACCACTGCAGACTTCACACTGCTGAGATTTATATTCATATCAAACATACAGTGATGATCACCTCCACAACACAATTTCATTGAAATATGTTGtacacaaaaacattatgtGACAAAACCTTGATGATAAACATTACAAATAGCATGTGATAGCCCATAATAGAACAATGTAATACTATATTCAAACACAATCCTGAAAATGTGACAAGTCTACCCCAAAACACAATCTTTCATTGCTCAGAatttaatttttcatatttacataaacagaaccagagattatgaacaaaactaacgATCTGGGGGAGCGTCCCGATTGCTCTTGAAAATTTCACAGGAGCAATGGCGTCAACAGCACCTATTCACTAAAAACCTTTCAAGTGATTTGGCTTACAAGTAACAAGCTCAGCTTACAAGTAACATGCTCCCTTCATAATATTAAGGGTCCTGGAAcagtgttttacatttttactgtcTTCTAAAACTTCATATTTCTTTCAAATGTGAGGAGCACTTGATCCTGGTCCCATATGCACAGTGCACTGGCCTTCCTGTGGATTGTATAGCACTCCATCCTTTCTCTCTGTGATGCTCCTGAATCACTGTAAGGGTGTGAGTCACTGCACATGTCACATGACTGTGTCTGCCTGCACAAGCCACACCTGACATGGGGCCCCCGGGCCAGGCGGATCAGGTAGAGTGTGGCACCAGCAATCCCCAAACCCGTGAAGAAGAACTGTGGgatgagctgagagagagggagagagggatagaggggtgGGAGATagggagacagaaggagagagagaggggggagagagagggagaaagtggtgtgggagagagggagtgggagataGAGAACATTTTCAACTATTTTAATTACAGTTAATAACTACATGCTTTCAGTAAATTAAATTTTCCTTATATTTGAAATTGGTGTATTTGTGTAATGCTTTGCCGATATTTACTGTAtgcatttcatgccaataaagcatattgaattaatattgagagacagagagagagagagagagagtgcttgtCTTGAAATGAGTTAGGACAGTTGTGGGTTTCCTGAGCTCCTGGACCTGGTTGGTGTTGGTTTAGATTCAGGGTTCAGGTGAGAATCAAACTGCCTCAAGTCTTTCATGAAGAAACACTGATTAGTGTCTCTCAACTCAGTTCTCTGTTTAACATTTCAACACTCTTAGTgtatctaaatggtaaatggttggaatttatatagcgcctttatccaaagcgctgtacaattgatgcttctcattcacccattcatacacacactcacacaccaacggcgattggctgccatgcaaggcaccgaccagctcgtcagaagcatttggggggtaggtgtcttgctcagggacacttcgacacagcccgggtgggggatcggcaccggcaaccctccaactgccagacgactgctcttactgcctgagccaatgagacgactgctcttactgcctgagccaatgagacgactgctcttactgcctgagccaatgggacgactgctcttactgcctgagccatgtcgccctgatGTGAACACACAGGAGGGAGTCtgcaggctctcacacacacactacacactacacacacacacacactacacactcacacacacacacatacacacactacacactcacacacacacactctcacacacacactacacactcacacacacacacacacacgctctcacacacacactacacacgcacacacacacgctctcacacacacactacacacgcacacacacacgcacacacacactacacacgcacacacacacgctttcacacacacactacacacgcacacacacacgctctcacacacacactacacactcacaccactcacacacacacacaggcacacacacatacactcactcacacatacacacacacacacacgctctcacacacacactacacacgcacacacacacgctctcacacacacactacacacgcacacacacacgcacacacacactacacacgcacacacacacgctttcacacacacactacacacgcacacacacacgctctcacacacacactacacactcacaccactcacacacacacacaggcacacacacatacactcacacacactcacacacactcacacactcacacacacacacacactcacacacactcacacacacacacacacacacacacacacacacacacacacactcacacacacactcacacacactcacacacacacacacacacagcggagcgTTAGTTGACAGTCCTCTCGCCGTGGCGGTGCTGTTGAATATGTATGAGACACTCTTCCTGTCAGAGCGGGCCGAGTGGGCAAGGAcacggcagagagagagatttgggtACAGAGCGGCCACCCTGTCCCCCTCCCCGTCCGTCAGCCGGAGTGACAGGACCAGCAGAGGcacagggggcaggggcaggggtcagcacacagacaggcgtTCGGATAGGACAACACGCTGAAGATGAACTGTGCGGTTTCAGCTCACTCAACCGAGGGTGGAGTCTGAGCGAGAAAAGACACAAAGCTGAGATGAACACTCTGTGTGCTGGCTGCTGGgcttccctcactctccctctctccctataaTGTGGAGCTCCACCATAAAAAGCAGCTCAATCCTGGATGAGCTCCCACTGTTATGAACCAAAGTCCAACCATGTCACTGTACTATTCCCCCAGCTGAACGTAAGTCAAACTCACAGGCATGCAACAGCCGCTCCGATCCATTTCAGATTGAGAAAGATTCATTCCTTTTACTACTCAGCATATGATATGTAGAATTAATTCCAGTTCACACATTTTAGCCTGTGAGAGCGTTCAAATGTGCATCCATTTGTTTCTGTGTTCTCATCATCACTGCCCTGCTTCATGTTCTATCTCTGTCCAGCTTCATGTTCTATCTCTGTCCTGCTTCATGTTCTATCTCTGTCCTGCTTCATGTTCTATCTCTGTCCTGCTTCATGTTCTATCTCTGTCCTGCTTCATGTTCTATCTCTGTCCAGCTTCATGTTCTATCTCTGCCCTGCTTCATGTTCTATCTCTGTCCTGCTTCATGTTCTATCTCTGTCCAGCTTCATGTTCTATCTCTGTCCTGCTTCATGTTCTATCTCTGTCCTGCTTCATGTTCTATCTCTGTCCTGCTTCATGTTCTATCTCTGTCCTGCTTCATGTTCTATCTCTGCCCTGCTTCATGTTCTATCTCTGTCCTGCTTCATGTTCTATCTCTGTCCTGCTTCACGTTCTATCTCTGCCCTGCTTCATGTTCTATCTCTGTCCTGCTTCATGTTCTATCTCTGTCTAGCAACATTCAGGCGTCGCTCCAGTATTTCCAAGAAATTAAACCTCTCATTCAACTTTGTTTAAAATCAATACATGAATGAAATCTGAAAAGTTAGAAATGTTGCTCATTAGATTATCTGTGAGTATTGAGTGGACAACATtcttacattagtggcatttggcagacgctcttatccagagcgacgtacagttgattagactatgcaggagacaatcctcccctggagcaatgcagggttaagggccttgctcaagggcccaatggctgtgcagatcttattgtggctataccaggattagaaccactgaccttgcgtgtcccagtcatttaccttaaccactacgctacagggtcatttaccttaaccactacgctacagggtcctttaccttaaccactacactacagggtcctttaccttaaccactacgctacagggtcatttaccttaaccactacgctacagggtcctttaccttaaccactacactacagggtcctttaccttaaccactacgctacagggtcatgtaccttaaccactacgctacagggtcatgtaccttaaccactacgctacagggtcctttaccttcaccactacgctacagggtcatttaccttaaccactacgctacagggtcatgtaccttaaccactacgctacagggtcctttataccttaaccactacgctacagggtcctttaccttaaccactacgctacagggtcctttaccttaaccactacgctacagggtcctttaccttaaccactacgctacagggtcatgtaccttaaccactactctacagggtcctttaccttaaccactacactacagggtcctttaccttaaccactacgctacagggtcctttaccttaaccactacgctacagggtcctttaccttaaccactacactacagggtcctttaccttaaccactacactacagggtcctttaccttaaccactacgctacagggtcatgtaccttaaccactacgctacagggtcctttaccttaaccactatgctacaggctgcgtAACAGGGGTCAGGCTGGGTTGGGCTTATTCTAAGAATTCTAAGAATAGTAATGCCAAGTTACTTGTTACAAAACCGGTGTCCTTACACAAACCTATAACTCAGTAATAGGTATAAGTGTTGAAAGAGGGATGCCATTCTCTAAGTGGTTAAATGGATTTGAGGGTAAAATAGTGAAATATAGTGTAATAATGTCCGATTTTAGCCTCAGGATAAGTTTGAGGATGAGCCGAGATGCAGCCTGTACAGGACATGGATCCAGAAGCTGACAAACTTCCTTAAACTTCAtcccattttgttttacattatggctgaaacaaaatgtcatGACTCACAACTGCTGCTCAGGCAAAGCAGAAGAGTCCACTGGGattctgcactgcaaaaaacaaaaagtcagtcttaacgagtatcttagtcttatatttagacttaaaatcatattcctattacttttttgctaagtgagagaaaaaaacagccaatgagGTGATCAAGTTTGAGGTGATCCacgatttgccaatggggtaagaaaatgtttaattggcaagcaaacagtaacttaaaacaagctaacaaTTTCTActtgggagaaataaaataaagatcttacagtaagtcttattacaagactaaaaacgcttgttaagacagagtTTTTGCAGTGAGACTCAATTATCCCACATCTGTAGTCCAGACGGGAGGGCTTTATAAAGGCCAGGCAGGGCAGGCACAGCCCCCGAGTGAGACCAGTGTGTCAGATCAGGGCAGCTGGGGTCAGATGCGCTCCTGTAATCAGATGAGATCCATCAGAGTCCGTCAGAAACGCCGGCGTGAGTAACAGGGCCTCCTCTCCTGGGGTTTCCAGCTTCCGTCCACACCGAGAGAAAGGAGAACTGATTATCCCGCCGGCCAGGGGGCTGATCACACCTGTGCTGAGGCTTCAGCCGCTTTGGTGGAGGTCGGCctatctgacctctgacctctctcctcTGAAGCTCTAGGGGatgtatactcactgagcactttattaggtatttattagacttattttttaaacttctactgctgtaacctatccacttagagttacaatgggttgtgtgttcagagatgctcttctgcataccactgttgtaatgtgtggttatttacattactgtcacctttctgtcagctttgaccagtctggcccttctcctctgacatctctcattaacaaggcatttctgtctgcagaactgctgctcactattttttttgttgcaaactctagagactagtgtgtgtgtgaaaatcccaggagatcagcaatccctgagatactcaaaccaccctgtctgccatcagcaatcattccatggtcaaagtcactgagatcaaatgattttaaatgtgaacattagctgaagctcctgaccctccTGAGTGGGGCTCTCAGGGACGTGTACAGGCATGGCTACAAACACTGCAGCTGTATAGTGCTTAAGCAACGGGGCTTTGACATCCTGATGTTGCAGGTTTTACTCTCCAATGAGGCACTATAGTCGTTCCCTTACATATCcagttatataatataataacagtGGCCTTGGGGACCTGGGGCTCATTTCATGCGAACTGGGATGTGCAAGATGCTACAGATCTCTGGCTGCACATAGAGATCACAGCTGCAAGCCGTGAACGCAGGAGGCAAGCGCGATCATGTGGGCAATCAAAAAATAGGCATTCATTCTCATTTGCCCACCTCATTTTGAGGATGGATTAGCCCCATAGTCTTGGATGAAATGTAATTCTGACTGAGGCCAGTAGCTCCATAG from Conger conger chromosome 14, fConCon1.1, whole genome shotgun sequence encodes:
- the LOC133110565 gene encoding cytochrome c oxidase subunit NDUFA4, which produces MFRTVLQHAKKHPGLIPQFFFTGLGIAGATLYLIRLARGPHVSWDRKNNPEPWNKLSPTYQHKLVAVNIDYNNLKKEGPDF